DNA sequence from the Desulfonatronum thiosulfatophilum genome:
AACAATCCCGTCGCAGCCGGAGCGGTCGAGGAAGTCCTGGCCCAGTGCCGGGACATCTTACGAGACAGGTCTCCGAGTCTGGGCATCCTCTTCACATCGAACATGGACATCAACTTTCAGGCAGTGCTGGACCGGATTCTGAACGCATGGCCCGATCTGCCCCTGGTGGGCTGCACCACGGACGGCGAGATCTCCGACATCCTCCTCTGTGCTGAAGACTCCCTGTGTCTGCTGTTGATTCATACCGAAAAGGTATCCTTCTCCATCGGCCTGGGAGAAAACCTGTCCAGAGATCCCGAAGCGGCGGTCAACGCTGCCTGGACCGAAGCCGCGCGTAAGATCAAAAAAAAGGTCGGGCATAACAACTTTACGCCCAGGCTGGGGCTTGTCCTGGCCGAAGGCCTGAAGACCTTTGGTGTCAGCGTGGATCAGGCTCTGCGCCGGGTGATCGGGGAAAACTTTCCGCTTTTCGGAGGAATGGCCGGAGACGGCTATCAATTTCGCAGAACATTTCAGTTTTTCAACGATCGCGTTGCCACCGACGCCTTGATCCTGGTCCTCATTTCAGGCCCGGTCCGCTTCTCCATGGGACTGTTCAGCGGGCTCCGACCGATTGGCAAGACTTACGCAATAACCAAACATAAAGATAATATTGTCTGGGAAATCGACGGGATGCCGGCCGCAATCTTTATGGAACAATTTCTGGGCCAAAGGAACTACCAGGAATTACCTCAGTTTCCACTTGCAGTGCTCACTGAAGATGGCGATTTTTTCCTGCGTGCCCCCGTCTTTATTAATAAAGACGACAGCATCACTTTTGTCGGCACGTTTCCTGAGAATCCACGCATTCGTCTGACCGAGTTCGACCGAGAAGCTTTCATTCAAGCCGCGCATCAGACCACCCGGGAGTGCCTGGAACACTTCCCCGGCTCTAGTCCAAACCTGGCCCTGCTCATGCCATGCACTTCGCGCCGTCACATTCTGGGTTCCAGAGCCATGGAAGAGCACGCCGTGTTGCTGCAGCACAGGGATCGTCATCCAAAAATGCGCATGTTCGGCATGTATGCGTACGGGGAACTCGGCCCCTTGCAGGGAACGAACACGACCTTTTTTCATAACGACACCTTTGCATTGCTGCTTCTGAAAGAAGACACATGAATACCTTCCCCCGCGCCGCCACTTTTTGGTCCGACAGCTTCGGGCCCTGTTTCGCCTCCTGGGACGCCGAAACCAAGATCCTTTTCCTGCAACAGCGCGTGTTTCAACTCAAGCGCCAGTTGTGCAAACAGGAGCGGCTGACTGACAACCAGCGGAACATGTTCAAGGCCATTCACAAGGAGTGTGAGAAGAACCAGGACCAGCTCAAGGAAAAGAACGACGCCCTTGAACGGTTTAATGAAAAGTTGTTGGGGGTCA
Encoded proteins:
- a CDS encoding FIST signal transduction protein, whose translation is MITAIGHSNNPVAAGAVEEVLAQCRDILRDRSPSLGILFTSNMDINFQAVLDRILNAWPDLPLVGCTTDGEISDILLCAEDSLCLLLIHTEKVSFSIGLGENLSRDPEAAVNAAWTEAARKIKKKVGHNNFTPRLGLVLAEGLKTFGVSVDQALRRVIGENFPLFGGMAGDGYQFRRTFQFFNDRVATDALILVLISGPVRFSMGLFSGLRPIGKTYAITKHKDNIVWEIDGMPAAIFMEQFLGQRNYQELPQFPLAVLTEDGDFFLRAPVFINKDDSITFVGTFPENPRIRLTEFDREAFIQAAHQTTRECLEHFPGSSPNLALLMPCTSRRHILGSRAMEEHAVLLQHRDRHPKMRMFGMYAYGELGPLQGTNTTFFHNDTFALLLLKEDT